From one Solanum stenotomum isolate F172 chromosome 12, ASM1918654v1, whole genome shotgun sequence genomic stretch:
- the LOC125846840 gene encoding uncharacterized protein LOC125846840 isoform X2, translated as MENMGVEKQRLFEEKGVCVSDHMNGLQYTSTKSDSFVVDMERFSHIIEKDINANSRITRNLSRKGSFRSGEKKTNSNAVNDKDTNFTANSPRASSLLGGGITPEKPMALTTSSDQHTPQTHNHQITIVAGHGAAAAATESKIGGRRFSFRRSTNWTIDPRRILLFFATLSSMGTMLLIYFTLSIAKLNGEDLADLNG; from the exons ATG GAGAATATGGGTGTTGAGAAACAGAGACTATTTGAAGAAAAGGGTGTTTGTGTTTCTGATCATATGAATGGATTGCAGTACACAAGCACAAAATCAGATAGCTTTGTTGTGGACATGGAACGATTTTCTCATATCATAGAGAAAGACATAAATGCCAATTCAAGAATTACT AGGAACCTTTCAAGAAAAGGATCATTTCGAAGCGGCGAGAAGAAAACAAATTCAAATGCTGTCAATGATAAAGACACCAACTTCACGGCAAATTCCCCTAGAG CAAGTTCATTGCTAGGAGGAGGTATCACACCAGAAAAGCCCATGGCATTGACTACCAGTAGTGATCAACATACCCCACAAACCCATAATCATCAGATCACTATAGTGGCCGGCCATGGTGCCGCCGCCGCCGCCACTGAAAGTAAAATTGGTGGCAGGAGATTCAGTTTCCGACGATCTACTAATTGGACCATTGATCCTAGGAGGATCCTTCTCTTCTTTGCTACATT GTCAAGTATGGGAACaatgttattgatttattttacaTTATCCATTGCCAAGTTAAATGGAGAAGACCTTGCTGATCTTAATGGATGA
- the LOC125846840 gene encoding uncharacterized protein LOC125846840 isoform X1, with product MENMGVEKQRLFEEKGVCVSDHMNGLQYTSTKSDSFVVDMERFSHIIEKDINANSRITLQRNLSRKGSFRSGEKKTNSNAVNDKDTNFTANSPRASSLLGGGITPEKPMALTTSSDQHTPQTHNHQITIVAGHGAAAAATESKIGGRRFSFRRSTNWTIDPRRILLFFATLSSMGTMLLIYFTLSIAKLNGEDLADLNG from the exons ATG GAGAATATGGGTGTTGAGAAACAGAGACTATTTGAAGAAAAGGGTGTTTGTGTTTCTGATCATATGAATGGATTGCAGTACACAAGCACAAAATCAGATAGCTTTGTTGTGGACATGGAACGATTTTCTCATATCATAGAGAAAGACATAAATGCCAATTCAAGAATTACT TTGCAGAGGAACCTTTCAAGAAAAGGATCATTTCGAAGCGGCGAGAAGAAAACAAATTCAAATGCTGTCAATGATAAAGACACCAACTTCACGGCAAATTCCCCTAGAG CAAGTTCATTGCTAGGAGGAGGTATCACACCAGAAAAGCCCATGGCATTGACTACCAGTAGTGATCAACATACCCCACAAACCCATAATCATCAGATCACTATAGTGGCCGGCCATGGTGCCGCCGCCGCCGCCACTGAAAGTAAAATTGGTGGCAGGAGATTCAGTTTCCGACGATCTACTAATTGGACCATTGATCCTAGGAGGATCCTTCTCTTCTTTGCTACATT GTCAAGTATGGGAACaatgttattgatttattttacaTTATCCATTGCCAAGTTAAATGGAGAAGACCTTGCTGATCTTAATGGATGA